Part of the Pseudobdellovibrionaceae bacterium genome is shown below.
AAACGAGCCTTAGACCAAGAGGGGATAGACCCTGAGGTGGTTCTTAGAACAGGCCTGCACTGTTATTTAAAAATGGTTTTCACAGACGGTCTTTTTCACGGAGATCTGCACGCAGGCAACATGTTTGTTATGCCAGATAACAAGGTGGGCCTTATTGATTTTGGTGTGGTCGGGCGCCTCAACAATCGAACCCAGTCCGCCATCGCCAACATGTTATTGGCACTTGCCGCTGAGGACTATGACCGCTTGGCCTATGAGTATGTGGATCTAGCACCCTATTCAGAGCGTGTGGACGTCGACAAATTTGCCCGAGAACTTCGAGATCTCATAGCGCCTTATTACGGGCTGACGTTAAAAAATGTGAATGTGGGTCGATTACTTTTAGAGTCCACCGCCATAGCAGCAAGACATCAGTTGATGCTTCCTACGGAACTGGTGATGTTTTTCAAGTCCATTGTCACCATCGAAGGAATGGGACGGGTTATTGTTAAGGATTTTGATTTTCTTTCTTATTCATTAGAGTTTGCTTCAGAGCTGGTGCAGTCTCGTTATCAGCCGAAAAAAGTGGCTCGCGATTTAATTTTAGTAGCAAGAGATATGAATTCTCTGGTTTCAGTTTTGCCACGGCAAATTAAACAATTTGTTCGCCGCCTGAATAGCCCTGATTTCGCCATAAAAATGCAAGTCGATCAGTTAAAAGAGCTAAGACGAGCGATGGAGTCCTCGGCTAATCTGCTGTTCCTCGGCCTAGTGATCGGGAGTTTGTTGTTGAGCGCGTCGTTGTTGATTATAGCTGATCGCGGGCCCTACATTTTACATATTCCCACATTGAGTGCTATCGGGTATGGCTTGGCTATCGTTCTTGGTTTTTTTGCGTTTTATAACTACATAAAAAAACAATAGGGGGCGGCCATGAAAGCAATTTCAATTTCTAAGTCCACATTGATATTGTTTGCTGCAGTCACGTTGTTTTATATATTTAGGCAACCTGCCACCTTGTACCAACATTACCTTTACACTTATGTGGATCAGCGGGCGTTTTTGGGGATACCTAATTTTTTCGACGTCACTTCGAATATACCGTTTTTGTTAATAGGAATGTGGGCCAGCTTTTTTGTGGTGTCACGGCGAAGTCAGATGACGGCACAAAAATCATGGTTGACTCTATTTATAGGGGTCACATTGGTTGCCGCAGGGTCAACTTATTATCATCTAGACCCCCAGCCGGCCACATTGGTATGGGACCGGCTGCCAATGACTCTTGGGTTTATGGGCTTGTTGTCGGCTACATTGACAGAATTTGTGGACGAAAGGGCTGAAAAGGCTTTGCTAGTGCCCTTGTTGCTATTGGGAGTGGCCAGTGTTTTTTATTGGTACAATTTCAATGATGTACGTTTGTATTTATGGGTTCAATTTTTTCCGTTGGGACTGCTGCTTTTAACCCTATTGTTGTTTCGCTCGGAAGCCGCGTTTAAGTGGATGTACTTTGCTGCATTTAGTTTGTACGTTGTCGCCAAGATAGCAGAACACTATGATGCAAAGATCTATCAATTTTCTAGTCAAATAATGAGTGGACATACCGCAAAGCACCTGTTGGCCGCGGTAGCCATATATGTACTCTATGTGCGCCTAAGACGCCGAGCCCAAATGGCCGGCGGCTAACTGGGCATTTCTGTGAATAGTAACACACACGGCAGGCCACGTTTCAAGGCGGGACCCTTCTGGCGAGTGACTAAGCTAATGATTTTTCAGGACATATTTGTACTCTATTGGTCACCTAGAGTGGATTGCCAGGGCCAAGGGGGCAAGAGAAATGTCCTGGGGCTGCCGGAGCTAGAATCAGGTAGCCTTGATGTCCGGAGGCGTTAAGCCTCGCCGATTTGCGAAGCATACTTGCAAATGAAATAAAATATTGGCATAATTTCAAATGAGTAGGAGGGCAGATGGCGCTGAAGAATACGGTCGCAGCCGAGAGAAAAGCGAAAAAAGGCGAAGGTAGTGATGACAATAATAATGACAAGAAAAAACTTGTTCTTAGAAAGGCCACGTTAAGGGCCGCAGACTATTTGGGGCTAAACAATCAACAGTTATCAGAAATTTTGAAGGTGAGCGCGGCCACAATTTCTAGAATAAGAAATGGCGGCGATTACTATTTTAATTTAGACTCCAACGAAGCAGATAAATCTTTATTACTGATAAGAATATATCAATCCCTATATGCATTAATTGGGGAAGATAAAGAACAAATTAGAAAATGGCTGAATAATGAAAATATTTATCTAAATTGTTCGCCAATTGATGCTATGAAAAAAACGACAGGGGTTGTTAATGTTACAGAGTATTTGGACGCAATGCGGGGTTAAGAAGTCTGATTTTATTTCGTCCAACTTTAAGGCGATCAGAATTGTTGAGGCCCAAGCTCAACAGGCTAGGTTTAAATTGGTGGATAGCATCGAGGAAGTCGAAATTCTTGAAGAGCTATTGGAAAATCAAAAACCTCCGGTTCCTAAAGACGACAAATCAGATGACAAGCTAGTATTCACTCCCTTTCGGTACCCGCCACTGAGGCATGGATCGAGATTTGGCAAAAAGACTGAACGAGGAATTTGGTATGGTGCTAAAAATTTGGTAACAGATTTTTACGAGGCCATTTACTATCGATTTCTTTTTAGAGAGCATTCACCAGCGCTAAAGTATGATGAGCAAAATTTTTCAATGACTTCATTTAAGGTCTCAATCAAAACAAAAAAATGCGTGGACCTAACAAAGAGGCCTTTCGCACAACACAGAGATCGTATTTCAGCGCCAGACTCTTATGTTGATTCCCAGCAGCTGGGGTCGGAGATGAGGAGCATGGGTGTTGAGGCCTTTAAGTATTTTTCGGCTAGGACTAAAGGTGAAGAACTCAGCTATGGCATTTATACGCCAAGAGTAATTAAGATGGAGTCGGGAATTCAAAAAGATCACTGGTTGGTGGTTATCAAGCCTGAAGCGGCTATTGTCACCCCGTACGATAAGTCAAAAGAAAAGAGATTTGAAATCCATCGAGATCATTACTTGGTCGATGGTAAATTTCCAGTGATTTCAACATGATGTAGAGGTCGATAGAATTTAAGCGGAGCGCAGAAAGTGGGTTGCCTGTTATTGCAGGGGGAACGAACTAGTTGAAATTGGAACATGAGTCAGTCTTGTGATTCTGTGAACCTAGCGACAAACACTGCGATCTTTTACCTTGAGACCCGTTTGGCCCATCACCACATAGAGAGGACTCCAGGGCTTGCAGACAAAGTCTGTTCGTGCCGTTTCCAGCTGAACAAGCATTTCTGAAAAAGGCATAAGTAGGCCGCCCGTTTCTTCCATGTAAATCTTTTCGCGGGCTTCGGTGTATTTTTGTAATTCGGCGCCCACCTTATCAAGAGCAAATACTGTTTTAAGAGCTTCTACGGTCATGTTTTTTGGCAGTTGATCTTTAGTAAATTCAAGGTCCATGTGTCGCGTGATCCAAGCAAACAAAGCCTGAAGGTTTTTGGTGAAACCCACTTCAAAGGTCCATTGATCTTGTTCCATCCACTCAAAAATCTTTGTTAACACGGCATCCTTGTGGCGCATGTTGCGCACTTTTCTATAGTCTCTCCACTCGCCCTGCAGCACGAATCGCGTTTCTGTGTCCATGTCGCCTGGAGCGAAGGTCTCTTTCACTGTGATGCCAAGAGCTTTTGAAAGAGCATTTTCTTTAGGAATGGCTGTGGGAAACTGGGGGAGGTTAACGCCAACATGGTTGTAGGCAATATAGCCCCATTCACTGCAAAACACTTCTGACGTGTCGCCAAGTTGCATTTGAAAGTCGTAGGGAACATTGTCGTTAACATCAACTTCTTTTATAGGTGGTCTAATGTGGCCGTAATCAGGATCGTCCCACCCCTGAAGGCGTTTTGCTCTTTGCTGAGATACGTAATTATTGACAAAATCAAAGCTGAACTGAGCGCCCCGTTGGGCCATAGCGGAGGCTTCTATAGCTGAGAGGTCCTCGGGTTGGAACCGGTAAAATAAAAGACGGGCATTGCCATCTTCTAGATACTCAGAAAAAGTGCGAATAGTGGTGCCCACCTCAATATGGGCTTCAATAACCTTTACGTGCGGACTCTTTATGGCTTCTTCAAGCGAATAAGCTCTGTGGTTGAACTCCTGGTCGATGTAGACAAGAGCAAGGTGGCTAAATTGGGCGTCTACTTCGCCGATGCGGGCGATGGCAGCGCTGGTGAAAGCGCTTCCTCGGCTGATAATCACATCACCTGATTGAATGGTGATTTGATCAAAGCTGGGATGAACCAAAAAGTGGGGTGGAGTGTTTTTATTTATGAGATCTGATTTTCTAACTTGTTTATTTTTGCCGTACTTATCGAAGTCAAATGGCTCTGGTTTAAGTGTGAGTTCGCCCACATAGTCTTCTAGGTATCTAATAGCGCGA
Proteins encoded:
- a CDS encoding AarF/ABC1/UbiB kinase family protein is translated as MFAKHGFENLAERVKLGQFVFEKIAKKDLTHLSLAERLRLSFEELGPTFVKFGQLLATRPDLIPADIVEECKKLHDQVPYVPFSLIEQQLHRHFGQPLDQIFAEFDESPLAAASIAQVHKARLKNGQKVVVKVQRPGIEEIIAEDLSVLYTLAELLERYVVELRVYNPVGIVDQFFNSLELETNFVIEANNIRRFQKNFKDEPNIKIPDVYEEYSGQKVLVLEFLEGTPLSQKRALDQEGIDPEVVLRTGLHCYLKMVFTDGLFHGDLHAGNMFVMPDNKVGLIDFGVVGRLNNRTQSAIANMLLALAAEDYDRLAYEYVDLAPYSERVDVDKFARELRDLIAPYYGLTLKNVNVGRLLLESTAIAARHQLMLPTELVMFFKSIVTIEGMGRVIVKDFDFLSYSLEFASELVQSRYQPKKVARDLILVARDMNSLVSVLPRQIKQFVRRLNSPDFAIKMQVDQLKELRRAMESSANLLFLGLVIGSLLLSASLLIIADRGPYILHIPTLSAIGYGLAIVLGFFAFYNYIKKQ
- a CDS encoding DUF2384 domain-containing protein, which translates into the protein MALKNTVAAERKAKKGEGSDDNNNDKKKLVLRKATLRAADYLGLNNQQLSEILKVSAATISRIRNGGDYYFNLDSNEADKSLLLIRIYQSLYALIGEDKEQIRKWLNNENIYLNCSPIDAMKKTTGVVNVTEYLDAMRG
- a CDS encoding RES family NAD+ phosphorylase — translated: MLQSIWTQCGVKKSDFISSNFKAIRIVEAQAQQARFKLVDSIEEVEILEELLENQKPPVPKDDKSDDKLVFTPFRYPPLRHGSRFGKKTERGIWYGAKNLVTDFYEAIYYRFLFREHSPALKYDEQNFSMTSFKVSIKTKKCVDLTKRPFAQHRDRISAPDSYVDSQQLGSEMRSMGVEAFKYFSARTKGEELSYGIYTPRVIKMESGIQKDHWLVVIKPEAAIVTPYDKSKEKRFEIHRDHYLVDGKFPVIST